In one window of Candidatus Roizmanbacteria bacterium CG_4_9_14_0_2_um_filter_38_17 DNA:
- a CDS encoding 50S ribosomal protein L25, with translation MTKRQQLKAENRKITGKKVKQLRKEGILPASIYGKKVKSGSIQLNKDEFIKLYRKTGETAIIDILVGKSNEAHHVLVRELQKKATTGEVLHVSFQEVDLTEKIEAVIPVRLEGESTPVKEKLALLLQELNEITVEAAADSLPEEIKIDISKLKASGDSIYVKDIAVPSGVEIKNDPEVVVVRLDDLIAPESEELPEPETPEEEASEPVEEVGEEEKSIGKPTDNPESN, from the coding sequence ATGACTAAGCGTCAACAACTAAAAGCAGAGAATCGAAAAATTACTGGGAAAAAAGTTAAACAACTACGCAAGGAAGGTATTCTTCCGGCTAGTATATACGGAAAAAAAGTCAAGTCCGGTTCAATTCAGCTAAACAAAGATGAATTTATTAAGCTATATAGAAAAACAGGTGAGACAGCCATTATTGACATTCTGGTTGGCAAGTCTAACGAAGCTCATCATGTTCTAGTCCGTGAATTACAAAAAAAAGCAACGACTGGAGAAGTGTTGCATGTTTCTTTCCAAGAAGTTGATTTAACCGAAAAGATTGAAGCAGTAATTCCAGTTCGATTAGAAGGCGAATCTACGCCAGTTAAAGAAAAACTGGCCCTCTTATTGCAAGAACTTAATGAAATAACCGTAGAAGCGGCCGCAGACAGCCTCCCAGAGGAAATCAAGATTGATATTTCTAAGTTGAAAGCCTCAGGAGACTCTATCTATGTTAAAGATATTGCCGTTCCCTCGGGAGTCGAAATTAAAAACGATCCAGAGGTAGTAGTGGTAAGACTCGACGATCTAATTGCACCAGAGTCAGAGGAGCTACCAGAGCCCGAAACACCCGAAGAAGAAGCTAGTGAGCCAGTTGAAGAAGTTGGTGAAGAAGAAAAGTCGATTGGTAAGCCAACAGACAACCCAGAAAGTAACTAA
- a CDS encoding ribonuclease H, with protein sequence MKQIPLQVFTDGGARGNPGPAATGFMIKTDTKILHKAGLYIGKKTNNQAEYQAVIEALIWLSQNNKHLPKEANKICFYLDSLLVVNQLNGKFKIKNPGLRELLLKIRNIEPNILLSINYSHIPREKNTEADSLVNEALDKVDKLSST encoded by the coding sequence ATGAAACAAATACCGCTACAAGTATTTACTGATGGGGGAGCAAGGGGTAATCCAGGACCAGCCGCAACAGGGTTTATGATCAAGACAGACACAAAAATACTCCACAAAGCAGGTCTATATATTGGTAAAAAAACCAATAATCAAGCTGAGTACCAAGCAGTGATTGAAGCACTAATTTGGCTATCACAGAATAATAAGCATTTACCAAAGGAAGCAAATAAGATTTGCTTCTATCTTGACTCATTGCTTGTAGTTAATCAGCTTAATGGCAAATTCAAGATTAAAAACCCAGGTCTACGTGAATTATTGTTGAAAATTCGGAACATTGAACCAAATATCTTGCTATCTATTAACTATTCTCACATCCCTCGCGAGAAAAATACCGAGGCAGACAGCTTAGTAAATGAAGCACTAGATAAAGTAGATAAACTATCTTCAACATGA
- a CDS encoding UTP--glucose-1-phosphate uridylyltransferase, producing MTKSARRKKVTKAVIPAAGFGTRFLPQTKAMPKEMLPIVDKPVIQYVVEELVEAGIRDIIIVTGYHKRTIEDHFDNPSLDLIENLRMGGEKKKHLLESVERISDMANFVYVRQKGPYGNGTPLLNVRHLVGNEPFIYTWSDDFIMAKPSRFKQLISAYEEYGCNCLASIRAKTDEDYDRYGFAGGKEITDGIINIDKIIEKPGKAAAPSDLANVSGYLFMPEIFQYIQEAYEQLEPDEELYYNDALKMMLRDKHQVLAVEIKGGTYYDTGNKMEYLKTMIKFALEREDINEEFRAYLKSLSL from the coding sequence ATGACCAAAAGTGCCCGAAGAAAAAAAGTCACCAAAGCTGTTATTCCTGCCGCGGGATTTGGCACCCGCTTCTTACCCCAAACAAAAGCCATGCCCAAGGAAATGTTGCCCATCGTGGACAAACCAGTTATTCAGTATGTTGTTGAGGAGCTCGTTGAAGCTGGTATTCGCGATATTATCATAGTAACTGGGTATCACAAGAGAACTATTGAAGACCATTTTGACAACCCTAGCCTTGATCTAATCGAAAATCTGCGTATGGGAGGCGAGAAGAAAAAACATCTACTTGAGTCTGTTGAGCGCATATCTGACATGGCTAACTTTGTGTATGTACGACAAAAAGGTCCTTATGGAAACGGCACACCTCTCTTAAACGTCCGCCACCTCGTGGGAAATGAACCTTTCATCTACACCTGGAGTGACGACTTTATCATGGCAAAGCCATCTAGGTTTAAGCAATTAATTTCAGCCTATGAAGAATATGGATGTAACTGTTTAGCAAGTATCAGAGCCAAAACTGATGAGGATTACGATCGTTATGGCTTTGCAGGGGGCAAAGAAATCACAGATGGAATAATAAACATCGATAAAATTATTGAAAAACCGGGTAAAGCTGCGGCGCCTTCTGATCTGGCTAATGTTTCTGGCTATTTATTCATGCCCGAGATCTTCCAATATATTCAAGAAGCTTATGAGCAGCTGGAACCAGACGAAGAACTTTATTATAACGATGCGCTTAAAATGATGCTTCGAGATAAACACCAGGTCTTGGCTGTTGAAATCAAAGGAGGCACCTACTATGATACTGGAAATAAAATGGAATATCTTAAAACTATGATTAAATTTGCACTTGAACGCGAAGATATCAATGAGGAATTCCGCGCTTATCTCAAATCGCTCTCCCTTTGA